The following proteins are co-located in the Shouchella hunanensis genome:
- a CDS encoding NUDIX hydrolase → MTTFFEKTIKSEPIYKGKIIDVSIATIEHENGDQAKRELVKHPGAVAIIAVTDENKLVLVEQYRKALEKPIIEIPAGKIEVGEEPIKTAYRELKEETGYSTSSLTEIASFYTSPGFADELVYLYEASSLEVGEQQLDEGEYVHVVTKSLAECEELIREQRIHDAKTMYAIQYLKLKEK, encoded by the coding sequence ATGACAACTTTTTTTGAAAAGACGATAAAGAGTGAACCGATTTACAAAGGAAAAATAATTGATGTTTCGATTGCGACGATAGAGCATGAAAACGGGGACCAAGCGAAAAGGGAGCTAGTTAAACACCCTGGTGCTGTAGCGATTATAGCGGTTACAGATGAGAATAAACTTGTGCTCGTTGAACAGTATCGAAAGGCACTTGAGAAACCAATAATTGAAATACCTGCTGGAAAAATTGAAGTGGGGGAAGAGCCGATAAAAACAGCTTACCGTGAATTAAAAGAAGAAACGGGTTACAGCACATCGTCATTAACAGAAATTGCTTCATTTTATACGTCACCAGGTTTTGCAGACGAATTGGTCTATCTTTATGAAGCGTCAAGCTTGGAAGTAGGTGAACAGCAGCTCGATGAAGGAGAATATGTTCATGTTGTGACGAAATCATTAGCTGAATGCGAGGAATTAATAAGAGAGCAGCGAATTCACGATGCGAAAACGATGTATGCGATTCAATACTTAAAGTTAAAAGAAAAATAA
- the spoIIM gene encoding stage II sporulation protein M: MKRIELLEQLKNHIKQRKSVYLFVSILFLMGIIFGAFLVNSISLTQRHDLFLHLSQFFHEMNNGHIEATANELFINSIVHYSKYIGLLWILGISMIGLPIIFILLFMKGIVIGFTVGFLVNQMGAQGFVIAFVTVFPQNIILIPVFIAVGCLSVRFCIRLFKHTFMKGIHEPIFPHFLSYTVTIVCLLAVTFIAALFESYLAPSLLKWTLSLF, translated from the coding sequence ATGAAACGAATAGAATTGCTTGAGCAGTTGAAGAATCATATTAAACAAAGGAAATCGGTTTATTTATTTGTTAGTATTTTGTTTTTAATGGGGATTATCTTTGGAGCATTTCTTGTTAATAGCATTAGTCTAACTCAGCGGCATGATTTATTTTTGCATTTAAGCCAGTTTTTTCATGAGATGAATAACGGACATATTGAAGCAACTGCAAATGAATTGTTTATAAATAGTATTGTGCATTATAGTAAATACATTGGTCTTCTTTGGATATTGGGAATTTCAATGATTGGTTTGCCTATTATTTTTATTTTGTTATTCATGAAAGGAATTGTGATTGGATTTACTGTTGGATTTCTTGTTAATCAAATGGGGGCTCAAGGGTTTGTCATTGCGTTCGTTACGGTTTTTCCGCAAAATATTATTTTAATTCCTGTTTTCATTGCTGTTGGCTGTTTAAGCGTTCGTTTCTGTATTCGATTGTTTAAACATACGTTTATGAAAGGAATTCATGAACCGATTTTCCCTCATTTTCTCAGTTATACCGTGACGATTGTTTGCTTATTAGCAGTGACCTTTATTGCGGCACTGTTTGAATCGTATTTGGCGCCATCATTGTTAAAATGGACATTATCATTATTTTAG
- a CDS encoding Fur family transcriptional regulator encodes MENRLERIKKQLHAQSYKLTPQREATVMVLLEHEEDHLSAEDVYLLVKEKAPEIGLATVYRTLELLTELKVVDKINFGDGVSRFDLRKEGVNHSHHHLVCIECGAVDEIQEDLLGEVEKIVEKDFHFKVKDHRLTFHGICHRCHGQSAVKEEADPSLAGNV; translated from the coding sequence ATGGAAAATCGATTAGAGCGAATTAAGAAGCAATTACATGCTCAAAGCTATAAACTAACGCCCCAGCGGGAAGCGACTGTGATGGTTTTATTGGAGCATGAAGAGGATCATTTGAGTGCTGAGGATGTTTATTTACTTGTAAAAGAAAAAGCACCTGAAATTGGTTTAGCTACCGTTTATCGTACATTAGAATTGTTAACTGAATTAAAAGTAGTTGATAAGATTAACTTTGGAGACGGTGTTTCACGCTTTGATTTACGAAAAGAAGGCGTCAACCACTCCCATCATCACCTTGTTTGCATAGAATGTGGTGCCGTTGATGAAATACAAGAAGACTTGTTAGGTGAAGTGGAGAAGATTGTAGAAAAAGATTTTCACTTTAAAGTAAAAGATCATCGTCTTACCTTTCATGGAATATGCCATCGATGTCATGGACAATCTGCTGTTAAAGAAGAAGCAGATCCATCTTTAGCAGGGAACGTATAA
- a CDS encoding TAXI family TRAP transporter solute-binding subunit, with amino-acid sequence MMNKKGHFGMVLATTAILLSACGNEDNHYYSIATASTGGTYYPIGVGMGNLWTEELIDQGIRATGQSSAGSVENIDLLRKEEAQFGILQGLIADQAYRGTGIYEGSAYEDLRTVTMLWSNVEHFVLMNSKIESGTISDVEGTSFSIGPQASGTEQSTRALINGIGLSVDDVSPDYLGYDDTISSMRDGRLDGGSLPAGVPVTAITDMYASGVRATVLDVTDEQLDSINALYPVFFRYEIDAGTYPRQEEPIYTIAQSNVLGVDKQQDADQIYLLTKILFENLETMYEVHNSAREMTLETALVGVSVPLHLGAYHYFVEQGIDIPDELVPPEAEEGEQG; translated from the coding sequence ATGATGAACAAAAAAGGTCATTTTGGCATGGTACTTGCCACTACAGCGATTTTACTATCGGCCTGTGGAAACGAAGATAATCATTATTATTCAATTGCAACAGCGTCTACTGGTGGAACCTATTACCCAATCGGTGTGGGAATGGGAAATCTTTGGACAGAAGAGTTGATCGATCAGGGGATACGAGCAACAGGACAATCTTCAGCAGGATCGGTTGAAAACATTGATTTGCTGCGAAAAGAAGAAGCGCAATTTGGAATTTTACAAGGGCTTATTGCGGACCAAGCTTATCGAGGTACGGGTATTTATGAAGGAAGTGCTTATGAAGACTTGCGAACCGTGACGATGCTTTGGTCAAATGTGGAACACTTTGTTTTAATGAACAGCAAAATTGAAAGCGGTACCATTTCAGATGTTGAAGGAACCTCTTTCTCAATTGGTCCGCAAGCTAGTGGAACTGAGCAGTCAACGAGAGCATTAATTAATGGGATTGGTTTAAGTGTGGACGATGTATCACCAGATTATCTGGGCTACGATGATACGATATCATCCATGCGAGATGGACGTTTAGATGGTGGCTCTTTACCAGCAGGTGTGCCGGTAACTGCCATTACGGACATGTATGCTAGTGGTGTTCGTGCCACGGTTCTAGATGTGACGGATGAGCAATTGGATTCAATCAATGCACTGTATCCTGTTTTCTTTCGATATGAAATTGATGCAGGCACATATCCACGACAAGAGGAGCCGATCTATACAATCGCACAGTCAAATGTACTAGGAGTTGATAAGCAGCAAGATGCTGATCAAATCTACTTACTAACAAAAATTTTATTTGAAAATTTAGAGACCATGTATGAAGTACATAATTCGGCTCGTGAGATGACCCTTGAAACCGCACTAGTTGGTGTGTCGGTTCCGCTTCATCTTGGAGCTTATCACTATTTTGTTGAACAAGGAATTGACATTCCAGACGAATTGGTACCACCAGAGGCAGAGGAGGGCGAGCAAGGATGA
- a CDS encoding TRAP transporter permease, whose product MTTKEDMLDETTREQAGIGRQLSGWQYRMMSVIAIFLSAFAIYVNSFMNIQEIYRNILFLLLLLILAFLLYPATKKSSKKRFTSLDLLLASLGIIGTGYLLLFYTTIHVDRMSQAVTLDYVFAILTVLLLLEATRRTLGTFIPILASVAIIYAIFGPYFPGMFGHAGFSFERLLYRVYMTTEGVFGITLSIASTYIVIFILFGAFLSVSGASKLFNDLAIAVAGQRRGGPAQVAVISSALTGSLNGSAVANVATTGAFTIPLMKQVGLKKNYAAAVEATASTGGMMMPPIMGAAAFIMAGFLGVPYSTIVFAALIPTFLYFVALVIAIDLEAKKQGLKGMSKESIPQVWDVLKERGLLLLPILVVIGTLLAGYTPLFAGFSGIVIVIVASWLTKSKETRVTLKKVKTAFVDGAKSTIQVGLACASIGIIIAVVTMTGLGSAIAYNVLNAADGVLWIALVLVMATCIVLSMGLPSTALYIVVAVTAAPALVEIGVNPIAAHFFVFWFGALSNITPPVALASYTAAGIAGADAMKTSWTSVKLALPGFIIPFMIAYNPAMVLQATEGSSLSVVTVIVTLATSVIGVFAIAVALSGFLSVPLRIYERMIFFVGSLLLITPGMTSNAIGLAVLLAVTIWHIMRSKKVQGTNQVVPPIS is encoded by the coding sequence ATGACGACGAAAGAAGATATGTTGGATGAAACAACAAGGGAGCAGGCTGGAATTGGTAGGCAATTAAGTGGTTGGCAATATCGTATGATGTCGGTAATCGCTATTTTTTTATCTGCATTTGCTATATATGTAAACAGCTTTATGAATATTCAAGAGATTTATCGAAATATTTTATTCTTACTATTACTCCTTATTCTCGCATTCTTGCTCTATCCTGCGACGAAAAAAAGTTCAAAAAAGCGATTCACATCTTTAGATCTACTGTTAGCAAGTTTAGGAATTATTGGAACTGGTTACTTATTGCTTTTTTATACGACCATTCATGTTGACCGGATGTCTCAAGCGGTGACGCTTGATTATGTATTTGCTATTTTAACCGTTCTATTATTATTGGAAGCAACTAGAAGAACTCTTGGTACGTTTATACCAATATTAGCATCAGTTGCAATCATTTATGCTATATTCGGACCCTATTTTCCAGGAATGTTTGGACATGCAGGATTTTCTTTTGAACGACTACTTTATCGCGTTTACATGACGACAGAAGGGGTTTTTGGCATTACATTGTCCATTGCCTCTACGTATATTGTTATTTTCATTTTGTTTGGTGCATTTTTAAGCGTTAGTGGCGCTTCAAAATTATTTAATGATTTAGCGATAGCGGTTGCTGGTCAACGAAGGGGTGGACCTGCGCAAGTGGCTGTTATTTCTAGTGCACTCACAGGCTCATTAAATGGTAGCGCTGTTGCCAACGTAGCCACAACTGGCGCATTTACGATCCCCCTTATGAAACAAGTTGGATTAAAGAAAAATTATGCTGCTGCGGTTGAAGCTACAGCATCGACAGGTGGTATGATGATGCCACCAATCATGGGAGCTGCCGCGTTTATCATGGCTGGATTTCTAGGCGTTCCTTATTCAACGATTGTCTTTGCAGCATTAATCCCAACATTTCTATACTTTGTCGCACTTGTCATTGCGATTGATTTAGAGGCAAAAAAACAAGGATTAAAAGGCATGAGTAAAGAATCGATTCCACAAGTATGGGATGTGTTAAAAGAGCGCGGATTGCTGTTACTACCAATTCTTGTTGTTATTGGAACGTTATTAGCTGGATATACACCATTGTTTGCAGGATTTTCTGGTATTGTTATTGTGATTGTCGCAAGCTGGCTTACAAAAAGTAAAGAAACACGAGTGACATTGAAAAAGGTTAAAACAGCCTTTGTTGATGGTGCAAAGAGTACCATCCAAGTTGGATTAGCTTGTGCGTCGATAGGAATTATTATTGCTGTCGTGACAATGACAGGTCTTGGATCGGCGATAGCGTATAACGTTTTAAATGCCGCTGATGGTGTCTTATGGATTGCACTCGTTCTTGTTATGGCTACATGTATCGTCTTGAGCATGGGACTGCCTTCGACGGCACTTTATATTGTTGTTGCTGTTACAGCTGCACCAGCATTAGTTGAAATTGGTGTGAATCCGATTGCTGCTCATTTCTTTGTATTCTGGTTTGGTGCTTTATCCAACATTACGCCACCAGTTGCACTTGCTTCCTATACGGCAGCTGGAATAGCAGGTGCTGATGCGATGAAGACGTCCTGGACATCTGTAAAATTAGCACTTCCAGGATTTATTATTCCATTTATGATTGCCTATAATCCGGCGATGGTTCTACAAGCGACTGAAGGAAGTTCATTATCAGTTGTTACCGTTATCGTGACGCTTGCAACGTCAGTAATTGGGGTGTTTGCAATTGCTGTTGCGTTGAGTGGATTCTTATCTGTGCCTTTACGTATCTATGAACGAATGATTTTCTTTGTGGGCTCTTTGCTATTAATTACACCAGGTATGACCTCCAATGCTATTGGTTTAGCGGTGCTATTAGCTGTAACTATTTGGCACATCATGCGTTCAAAAAAGGTTCAAGGAACGAATCAAGTAGTACCACCTATTTCATAG
- a CDS encoding FadR/GntR family transcriptional regulator: MSGLIDRKKVSLQVLDYLKEMIQQEPYVNGEKLPSEMELAERFQVSRAPIREALTVLTAMDVIESKQGGGRWVKDHTLMSMMEHIKLGMVSIDEVHSLLEMRHIIETEAAALAAIRATPDEVLTLERALIAFSETVISKETIGNEADSHFHFILVKAAKNPFLTATLENMKELLDHAIEFSLRLNMGKVEKRRNVYEEHKAIYEAIAAKDAQAAREAMNTHLVNVRKKLGDPRI, encoded by the coding sequence ATGAGTGGACTTATTGATCGAAAAAAAGTGTCGCTGCAAGTTTTAGACTATTTAAAAGAAATGATTCAGCAGGAACCTTACGTAAATGGTGAGAAGCTTCCATCTGAAATGGAATTGGCAGAGCGGTTTCAAGTTAGTCGAGCGCCAATACGAGAGGCTTTAACGGTGTTAACGGCAATGGACGTTATTGAGTCAAAACAAGGTGGCGGCAGATGGGTTAAAGATCACACATTAATGTCAATGATGGAACACATAAAACTTGGAATGGTTTCCATTGATGAAGTGCACAGCTTACTTGAAATGCGTCATATTATTGAGACGGAAGCAGCTGCACTTGCCGCCATCCGAGCTACACCTGATGAGGTTCTCACCTTAGAGCGAGCACTAATCGCTTTCTCTGAAACGGTTATTTCAAAGGAGACGATCGGGAACGAAGCTGATTCTCATTTTCATTTCATTCTTGTAAAAGCAGCAAAAAACCCATTTTTAACGGCAACGTTAGAAAATATGAAAGAGCTTCTTGACCATGCCATTGAGTTCTCGCTACGGCTTAACATGGGGAAAGTAGAGAAACGAAGAAACGTGTATGAAGAACACAAAGCAATCTATGAAGCTATTGCGGCAAAAGATGCCCAAGCGGCTCGAGAAGCCATGAATACACACCTCGTCAATGTAAGAAAGAAATTAGGAGATCCACGTATTTAA
- a CDS encoding FAD-binding oxidoreductase: MRFLQELEQRISIDTKRILTSPADCASYGYDASFGAYIPDLVIQPQSKEEVVEIMKLANEHRVPVYPRGQGTSLSGGPLPVHGGIVLDCSQWRDKLVIEPDDMIAIVSPGVLTAAINDKASEYGFMYPPDPSSAHVSTIGGNLAENAGGPRGLKYGVTKDYVLGLEVVTPEGKVVKTGGRTVKNVTGYDVTKLIVGSEGTLAIITEATLKLVPKPKASKTLLALFEDIVDAGKAISALLKNGIVPAKLELMDQASIAAVEAYESIGLPTDVDALLLIELDGHPAAIEEEILEVEQWCLEMNAREVTVAQTNEAAAELWKARKLVSPAIVRLKPTKISEDATVPRSKIPDMFAALKEIRETYQIDLVVFGHAGDGNLHPNIIADVRDQEEMKRVEQAVAAIFEAAVNLGGTLSGEHGIGTMKAPFMEMEVGKDGLDLMKRIKQSWDPNNILNPGKIFPEKDQKLVLSNG, translated from the coding sequence ATGCGTTTTCTGCAAGAACTTGAACAGCGAATATCCATTGATACAAAGCGAATCTTGACCTCACCAGCAGATTGTGCGAGTTATGGCTACGATGCTTCTTTTGGTGCCTATATTCCTGATCTCGTTATTCAACCACAGTCAAAAGAAGAAGTCGTAGAGATTATGAAGTTAGCAAACGAGCACCGGGTCCCTGTTTACCCACGAGGACAAGGAACAAGTTTAAGTGGCGGACCGCTACCAGTGCATGGTGGGATTGTGCTGGACTGTTCGCAATGGCGGGATAAACTTGTTATCGAGCCAGATGATATGATTGCAATTGTGTCACCAGGCGTGCTAACAGCTGCCATTAATGACAAAGCAAGCGAGTACGGATTTATGTATCCACCTGATCCAAGTAGTGCACATGTTTCAACGATTGGTGGTAACTTAGCAGAAAATGCCGGTGGTCCTAGAGGCTTAAAATATGGCGTGACAAAAGACTATGTGCTTGGTTTAGAAGTTGTAACACCAGAGGGAAAGGTTGTAAAAACTGGAGGGCGAACGGTGAAAAATGTGACGGGCTATGATGTAACCAAGTTAATTGTTGGTTCTGAGGGGACGCTAGCCATTATTACAGAAGCCACCTTGAAATTAGTACCGAAGCCAAAAGCGAGTAAGACATTGTTGGCACTATTTGAAGATATTGTCGATGCAGGAAAAGCCATCTCCGCTTTACTGAAAAATGGGATTGTCCCGGCGAAATTGGAATTAATGGATCAAGCGTCTATTGCTGCTGTAGAAGCATATGAATCAATTGGCTTACCAACTGACGTTGATGCGTTATTACTAATTGAATTAGACGGTCACCCTGCGGCGATAGAAGAGGAGATTTTAGAAGTAGAACAGTGGTGCTTAGAGATGAACGCTCGAGAAGTGACTGTAGCACAAACAAATGAAGCGGCGGCTGAACTATGGAAAGCAAGAAAGTTAGTTTCTCCTGCCATTGTAAGGCTAAAGCCAACGAAAATTTCTGAAGATGCGACAGTACCTCGAAGTAAAATACCAGACATGTTTGCTGCTTTGAAAGAAATTAGAGAGACGTATCAGATTGATTTAGTTGTGTTTGGCCATGCTGGAGACGGGAATTTACATCCAAACATTATTGCAGATGTTCGAGATCAAGAAGAAATGAAACGGGTGGAACAAGCAGTTGCTGCAATCTTTGAAGCTGCTGTGAATCTTGGGGGGACGCTTTCAGGAGAGCATGGCATTGGCACAATGAAAGCACCGTTTATGGAGATGGAAGTAGGGAAAGATGGACTCGATTTAATGAAGCGAATTAAACAAAGCTGGGATCCAAATAACATCTTAAATCCTGGAAAGATCTTTCCTGAGAAAGATCAAAAGTTGGTGTTATCAAATGGCTAA
- a CDS encoding (Fe-S)-binding protein, which translates to MAKLAYEETFDCVQCGYCLPACPTYQTMEKETHSPRGRINLVKMAAEGKISTDELKEPIDLCLGCRACETACPTNVQYGRILESAKEVLAESYPSSLTQRMVEKTVFKGLLPSTQMLRVIEFGLQAYQKSGVQTLVQKSGILPKLLPQGMAEFEAMMPTIKRRKQKKPLTAPSTSYRVAYFTGCLMDTMFGSINEQAIALLERVGCDVHVIPSQSCCGALQHHAGDIGTAKMLAKKNIAAFEEEHYDYIVSSIGGCGAMLMEYGELLRHESDWHKRAEQFARKHVDVSIILEKNGLPFSGEMNKTAVYQPSCHMTHVQKNTAAPLALIQSIPGLTYVEVDKQEMCCGSAGIYNLLHYEEATAIVDKKMPHVQKAKPDLLITTNPGCHLQMKIGVQRAGLAEKIEVKHLVEVLAEVTEGVRKDV; encoded by the coding sequence ATGGCTAAGCTTGCTTATGAGGAAACCTTTGATTGTGTACAATGCGGCTATTGTTTGCCAGCTTGTCCGACGTATCAGACGATGGAAAAAGAAACACACTCTCCTCGTGGTCGCATCAATCTCGTGAAAATGGCAGCAGAAGGAAAGATTAGTACTGATGAGCTAAAAGAGCCGATTGATCTTTGCTTAGGCTGTCGCGCCTGTGAGACCGCTTGTCCAACTAATGTACAATACGGTCGTATTCTTGAATCGGCTAAAGAAGTATTAGCCGAATCTTATCCATCATCTCTTACCCAAAGAATGGTGGAAAAGACGGTCTTTAAAGGCTTGCTGCCATCAACTCAAATGCTACGTGTGATCGAGTTTGGCTTACAAGCCTATCAAAAGTCGGGTGTGCAAACATTAGTACAAAAAAGTGGAATCTTACCGAAGTTACTACCACAGGGAATGGCTGAATTTGAAGCAATGATGCCTACCATTAAAAGACGTAAGCAGAAGAAACCGTTAACTGCTCCATCGACTAGCTATAGAGTAGCTTATTTTACAGGCTGTTTAATGGATACGATGTTTGGCAGCATTAACGAGCAAGCCATTGCTTTACTAGAACGAGTCGGTTGTGACGTTCACGTGATTCCTAGTCAAAGCTGTTGTGGTGCTTTACAGCACCATGCTGGGGACATTGGAACAGCCAAAATGTTAGCAAAAAAGAACATCGCCGCGTTTGAAGAAGAGCACTATGATTATATCGTTTCCAGTATTGGCGGATGTGGTGCAATGCTCATGGAGTATGGCGAATTGCTGCGACACGAGAGCGACTGGCATAAACGAGCGGAGCAATTTGCACGTAAACATGTTGACGTTTCCATTATATTAGAGAAAAATGGCCTACCTTTTAGTGGGGAAATGAACAAAACAGCGGTTTATCAGCCTTCTTGTCATATGACTCATGTTCAAAAAAACACCGCTGCGCCACTAGCGCTCATCCAATCGATTCCAGGGTTAACTTACGTGGAAGTAGATAAGCAAGAGATGTGCTGTGGTTCTGCAGGCATATACAATTTGCTTCATTATGAAGAAGCAACGGCTATCGTAGATAAGAAAATGCCTCATGTTCAAAAGGCCAAGCCTGATTTACTCATTACAACCAATCCAGGTTGTCATTTACAAATGAAGATTGGTGTTCAACGGGCCGGTTTAGCTGAAAAAATTGAAGTGAAGCATCTAGTCGAAGTCTTGGCAGAGGTAACGGAAGGGGTAAGGAAAGATGTTTGA
- the lhgO gene encoding L-2-hydroxyglutarate oxidase, protein MFDYSIIGGGIVGLSVAYALQQKQPEARIQIIEKESEVACHQTGNNSGVIHSGIYYKPGSFKARFAKAGSESMRKFCLEHDLAIDICGKVIVATEEKELEHLHALYQRGLDNGLHVQLLTKEELVDIEPHVNGIAGIRVPTAGIVNYKQVSETLATLFIRAGGTLTLAEEVRSIKEHHDQVIVQTDQKTYYTQYVINCAGLHSDRIANLAGYHLDMKIIPFRGEYYKLKPEKRYLVNHLIYPVPDPNFPFLGVHFTRMINGEVDAGPNAVLSFKREGYKKTDLNVKDLAETLGYRGFWKIASKYMQKGMEEMRRSYSKKLFVASLQKLIPAVKEDDLIPASSGVRAQGLTVNGELVDDFHIVTGKRSLHVCNAPSPAATAALEIGKEVSKRMERLAQVKVL, encoded by the coding sequence ATGTTTGATTACAGTATTATTGGTGGCGGAATTGTAGGTCTCTCTGTCGCCTATGCACTACAACAAAAACAACCCGAAGCGCGCATTCAAATTATTGAAAAAGAAAGCGAAGTAGCTTGTCATCAAACAGGGAACAATAGTGGCGTTATTCACTCGGGTATTTATTACAAACCAGGTAGTTTTAAAGCGCGTTTTGCAAAAGCAGGCAGCGAATCGATGCGTAAGTTTTGTTTAGAGCATGATCTAGCGATTGATATTTGTGGAAAAGTTATTGTTGCAACGGAAGAAAAAGAACTTGAACATCTTCATGCACTTTATCAAAGAGGGCTTGACAATGGTCTCCATGTTCAACTGTTAACAAAAGAAGAGTTAGTTGATATTGAACCTCATGTAAACGGCATAGCAGGAATTCGCGTACCGACTGCCGGCATCGTTAATTACAAACAAGTGTCAGAAACGTTAGCGACACTGTTTATACGAGCAGGGGGTACACTAACCCTTGCTGAAGAGGTTCGATCCATCAAGGAGCATCACGATCAAGTGATTGTTCAAACAGATCAGAAAACGTACTATACTCAATACGTCATTAATTGTGCAGGGCTGCATAGTGATCGAATTGCCAATTTAGCTGGCTACCATTTAGACATGAAAATCATTCCGTTTCGTGGAGAATATTATAAATTAAAGCCAGAAAAACGGTATTTAGTGAACCATTTGATTTACCCAGTGCCTGATCCAAACTTTCCTTTTTTAGGCGTACATTTCACTCGTATGATAAATGGAGAAGTAGATGCAGGACCCAATGCTGTCCTATCATTTAAGCGAGAAGGTTATAAGAAAACCGATTTAAATGTAAAAGATTTAGCAGAGACATTAGGTTATAGAGGGTTCTGGAAAATAGCGAGTAAATACATGCAAAAAGGGATGGAAGAAATGCGTCGTTCCTATAGTAAGAAATTATTTGTAGCAAGCCTCCAAAAACTCATTCCGGCTGTGAAAGAAGACGACTTGATACCAGCTTCTAGTGGAGTACGTGCTCAAGGGTTAACGGTAAATGGAGAACTTGTGGATGATTTTCATATTGTTACAGGGAAGAGGAGTTTACACGTCTGTAATGCGCCTTCTCCAGCAGCGACTGCTGCACTAGAAATTGGGAAAGAAGTGAGCAAACGAATGGAGCGACTGGCACAAGTAAAAGTTCTTTAG
- a CDS encoding thioesterase family protein, producing the protein MNETLTLWTGSVLPEWVDYNGHMNDAEYARVFSSAVEAFMEHIELGDKGRQQHQYTIFTLENHIKYLAEAHKGAPLKASILILDRDVKRVHLWVELKDDSNQLLATSEQMIMGMDNETRRPAPFPPIVEEKLADMPHASFDQWPKGANTLIGIRRKK; encoded by the coding sequence ATGAACGAAACATTGACACTGTGGACAGGTAGCGTGTTGCCTGAGTGGGTAGATTATAACGGCCATATGAATGATGCGGAATATGCACGTGTTTTTAGTAGTGCGGTAGAAGCATTTATGGAACACATTGAACTAGGTGATAAAGGACGTCAACAACATCAATACACCATTTTCACATTGGAAAATCACATTAAATACTTGGCAGAAGCTCATAAGGGGGCACCTCTTAAAGCATCCATCCTCATTCTTGATCGTGATGTGAAGCGTGTCCATCTCTGGGTTGAATTAAAGGATGATTCTAATCAGCTTCTTGCAACAAGTGAACAAATGATCATGGGCATGGACAATGAGACGCGGCGTCCAGCACCCTTTCCGCCTATTGTTGAAGAAAAGCTAGCCGACATGCCACACGCTTCATTCGACCAATGGCCAAAAGGCGCCAATACCCTCATAGGCATTCGCAGGAAAAAGTAA